Proteins found in one Epinephelus fuscoguttatus linkage group LG4, E.fuscoguttatus.final_Chr_v1 genomic segment:
- the lrrc4.2 gene encoding leucine-rich repeat-containing protein 4.2, with protein sequence MSPLGQVSVQPTWNAALLAVLSLMVPALSMCQSTGPALGSANPQNCPGVCSCTNQLSKVVCTRRGLVRVPPNIPPNTRYLNLMENSIETIQADTFRHLHHLEVLQLGRNAIRQIEVGAFNGLTSLNTLELFDNRLTVIPSGAFEYLSKLRELWLRNNPIESIPSYAFNRVPSLMRLDLGELRKLEYISDGAFEGLENLKYLNLGMCNLREFPHLSPLVGLEELEISENVFPDLKPGAFRGLKNLRKLWIMNSAITNIERNAFDDITALVELNLAHNNLSSLPHNLFTPLQYLVELHLHHNPWRCDCDVVWLSWWLREYIPTNSTCCGRCHTPVHMRGRYLVEVDQTTFQCSAPFILDAPRDLNISAARVAELKCRTAAMSSVRWLLPNGTVLTHGSAHPRISVLNDGTLNFSNVLPSDTGVYTCMVSNMAGNSNASAYLNVSNAELNTSNLSYFTTVTVEVLEPTVEETPKPKPTIPASPSVFQPVFISTPTVLFQSTQTPRQVSIPTARIPSGPAASLDEVMKTTKIIIGCFVAVTLLAAAMLIAFYKLRKRHQQRSTVAAARTIEIIQMEEEVPPVPPPTSGSSGSDDTGLVLPTLVEHNSNTFKPGYVSSSSSSRQGGYGAHWTQNNSLHRSVRQHHSHISTIADPYVIKTTHGKEKVQETQI encoded by the coding sequence ATGAGTCCTCTGGGCCAGGTTAGTGTGCAGCCTACCTGGAACGCAGCCCTGCTCGCCGTGCTCTCTCTCATGGTGCCTGCTCTCAGTATGTGCCAGTCCACAGGCCCTGCGTTGGGCTCGGCTAACCCACAGAACTGTCCAGGTGTGTGCTCCTGCACTAACCAGCTCAGCAAGGTGGTGTGTACCCGCCGAGGCCTGGTTAGGGTTCCCCCGAACATCCCACCCAACACCAGGTACCTGAACCTGATGGAAAACAGCATAGAGACCATACAGGCAGATACCTTCAGGCACCTGCATCACCTGGAGGTACTGCAGTTGGGCAGAAATGCTATCAGACAGATTGAAGTGGGGGCCTTCAATGGCCTGACCAGCCTCAATACTCTGGAGCTCTTCgacaacagactgacagtcatTCCCAGTGGGGCTTTTGAGTACCTGTCAAAGTTGAGAGAGTTGTGGCTTAGAAACAATCCCATTGAGAGCATCCCGTCTTATGCCTTCAACCGTGTCCCCTCCCTCATGAGACTGGACTTGGGAGAACTGAGGAAGTTGGAGTACATTTCTGATGGGGCATTTGAGGGCCTTGAAAACCTCAAGTATCTCAACTTGGGGATGTGCAAcctgagggagtttcctcatcTTTCACCACTGGTGGGATTGGAGGAGCTAGAGATATCAGAGAATGTTTTCCCTGACCTGAAGCCCGGGGCCTTCCGTGGGCTTAAAAATCTACGTAAACTGTGGATTATGAACTCTGCCATCACTAACATTGAGAGGAATgcttttgatgacatcacagcccTGGTAGAGCTGAATTTAGCCCATAATAACCTGTCATCCCTCCCCCATAACCTCTTCACCCCTCTACAGTACCTGGTGGAGCTACACCTGCACCACAACCCTTGGCGATGTGACTGTGATGTAGTGTGGCTCTCCTGGTGGCTCAGAGAATACATTCCTACAAATTCCACCTGCTGTGGACGCTGCCACACCCCGGTCCACATGAGAGGACGATACCTGGTGGAAGTTGATCAGACCACCTTTCAGTGTTCGGCACCATTCATACTCGATGCTCCTAGAGATCTGAACATCTCGGCAGCGAGGGTGGCAGAACTGAAGTGCCGCACAGCTGCCATGAGCTCAGTTCGATGGCTTCTCCCCAATGGGACTGTATTGACCCATGGCTCGGCTCACCCACGGATATCTGTCCTCAACGATGGGACGCTCAACTTCTCCAACGTTCTCCCATCAGACACGGGGGTCTACACCTGCATGGTGAGCAACATGGCCGGAAATTCAAATGCCTCGGCCTACCTAAACGTCAGCAATGCTGAACTCAACACGTCTAATCTGTCCTATTTTACCACCGTAACCGTGGAAGTTTTGGAGCCCACAGTGGAGGAGACCCCTAAACCCAAGCCTACTATCCCTGCCTCGCCCTCTGTCTTTCAGCCCGTCTTCATCTCCACACCCACTGTGCTGTTCCAAAGCACCCAGACTCCAAGGCAGGTGTCAATCCCCACTGCCAGAATCCCTAGTGGGCCAGCCGCCAGCCTGGATGAGGTGATGAAAACCACCAAAATCATCATTggctgttttgttgctgttacCTTGCTGGCAGCAGCCATGTTGATAGCATTCTATAAGTTGCGTAAGCGGCATCAACAGAGGAGCACGGTGGCGGCAGCCAGGACCATAGAAATCATACAGATGGAGGAAGAAGTTCCTCCCGTTCCACCACCCACCTCCGGATCTAGTGGCTCTGACGACACAGGGTTGGTACTGCCTACATTAGTGGAACACAACAGCAACACCTTTAAGCCTGGGTacgtgtcctcctcctcctcatcccgCCAAGGGGGCTACGGAGCCCACTGGACCCAGAACAACTCTCTTCATCGCTCAGTCAGACAGCATCACAGCCACATCAGCACCATTGCTGATCCCTACGTCATTAAGACTACTCACGGCAAGGAGAAGGTTCAAGAGACCCAAATCTGA